A single Mangifera indica cultivar Alphonso chromosome 20, CATAS_Mindica_2.1, whole genome shotgun sequence DNA region contains:
- the LOC123204486 gene encoding histone deacetylase 6 produces the protein MEEGASLPSGPDGKKRRVSYFYEPTVGDYYYGQGHPMKPHRIRMAHNLIVHYALHRRMEVNRPFPADPSDIRRFHSDEYVDFLASVSPESCGDPSFSRQLKRFNVGEDCPVFDGLFGFCQASSGGSIGAAVKLNRGDADIALNWAGGLHHAKKSEASGFCYVNDIVLGILELLKVHKRVLYVDIDVHHGDGVEEAFYTTDRVMTVSFHKFGDFFPGTGHIKDVGFGQGKNYALNVPLNDGLDDESFRHLFRPIIQKVMEVYQPDAVVLQCGADSLSGDRLGCFNLSVKGHADCLRFLRSFNVPLMVLGGGGYTIRNVARCWCYETAVAVGVEPDNKLPYNEYYEYFGPDYTLHVEPCNMENLNTAKDMERIRVTLLEQLSRLSHAPSAPFQSTPPISEVPEEPEEDMEQRPKPRIWSGEDYASDHEEDEKPPHKMIKVEMRDGPDDMEEDKSGDHLSC, from the exons ATGGAGGAGGGTGCGTCGCTGCCATCAGGTCCCGACGGCAAGAAGCGTCGCGTCAGCTACTTCTACGAACCTACGGTCGGAGACTATTACTACGGCCAGGGTCACCCAATGAAGCCACACAGAATTCGCATGGCTCATAATCTCATCGTCCACTACGCTCTCCACCGTCGGATGGAGGTCAACCGTCCTTTCCCTGCTGATCCCTCTGACATCCGCAGATTCCACAGTGACGAATATGTTGATTTCTTGGCCTCCGTCTCACCCGAATCTTGCGGTGACCCGTCGTTTTCGAGACAGTTGAAACGGTTCAACGTTGGGGAAGATTGTCCCGTGTTTGATGGGCTTTTTGGGTTCTGTCAGGCCTCTTCAGGCGGCTCCATTGGAGCTGCTGTCAAGTTGAATAGAGGTGACGCTGATATTGCTTTGAATTGGGCCGGTGGTCTTCACCATGCTAAGAAGAGTGAAGCTTCTGGGTTTTGTTATGTTAATGATATTGTTCTTGGGATTCTCGAGTTGCTTAAGGTTCACAAG CGTGTGTTATATGTTGATATTGATGTTCACCATGGAGACGGTGTTGAAGAGGCATTTTACACCACTGATAGAGTCATGACAGTTTCTTTCCATAAATTTGGGGATTTCTTTCCTGGGACTGGGCATATCAAGGATGTTGGGTTCGGGCAAGGTAAAAACTATGCCTTGAATGTCCCACTGAATGATGGCTTGGATGATGAAAGTTTTCGTCATCTGTTTCGGCCCATCATCCAAAAGGTCATGGAAGTGTATCAACCTGATGCAGTTGTTCTCCAGTGTGGAGCAGATTCACTGTCTGGTGATAGGTTGGGCTGCTTTAACTTGTCAGTAAAAGGCCATGCAGACTGCCTTCGCTTCCTTAGATCCTTCAACGTACCTCTGATGGTCTTGGGTGGTGGAGGATATACCATCCGGAATGTTGCTCGATGTTGGTGCTATGAG ACTGCAGTTGCAGTTGGGGTTGAACCTGATAATAAATTGCCTTACAACGAATATTATGAGTATTTTGGGCCAGATTACACTCTTCATGTTGAACCATGCAACATGGAGAACCTGAACACAGCCAAAGACATGGAGAGAATAAG AGTGACACTACTTGAACAACTTTCTAGGTTATCTCATGCTCCCAGTGCACCTTTTCAGTCTACACCACCAATTTCAGAAGTTCCAGAAGAG CCCGAAGAGGACATGGAGCAAAGACCAAAACCTCGCATTTGGAGTGGTGAGGATTATGCTTCGGATCATGAGGAAGATGAGAAGCCTCCACACAAAATGATAAAAGTTGAGATGAG GGATGGTCCTGATGATATGGAAGAAGATAAATCGGGAGATCATCTATCATGTTGA
- the LOC123204487 gene encoding uncharacterized protein LOC123204487, translating into MSIGLSTSQIKSFIPNSIQISHHSLYRTPPKRLRLSPPKSLQTRTQDDGIPADDVKMIAKFKSRYNYIRVLEVSRKTDHHFAGSRLLLLDGPGNIHSVSFLFKSLTNTYFDVFATLPPIVPPGPIGILGFGAGSTARLILELYPEVVVHGWELDPSVIKVAKEFFGLEKLEKNYPGRLFVHVGNALNASLRDGFSGILVDLFSKGSLLPELEDPNTWEKLRKCLRKGGKIMVNVGGSCVEAEDSKRDGKIVTENTLKAMQKVFGEKLIVLHLGNRKDDSSIALTGELPDVDAWRKALPHPLKYYVDMWMPFSS; encoded by the coding sequence ATGTCAATAGGGCTTTCAACCAGCCAAATTAAATCCTTTATTcctaattcaattcaaatctcCCACCATTCTCTCTACCGCACCCCACCGAAACGCCTCCGCCTCTCGCCACCCAAATCTCTTCAAACCAGGACTCAAGATGATGGTATTCCCGCCGATGACGTCAAAATGATAGCCAAATTCAAGTCAAGATACAACTATATCCGCGTTCTGGAAGTTTCCAGAAAAACCGACCACCATTTTGCGGGCTCTAGACTTCTCCTTCTAGACGGCCCTGGGAACATCCACAGCGTTTCATTTCTCTTCAAGTCACTCACCAACACCTACTTCGACGTTTTCGCTACTTTACCTCCCATCGTCCCACCTGGTCCAATAGGTATTCTGGGTTTCGGGGCGGGTTCCACGGCCCGTTTGATATTGGAATTGTATCCAGAAGTAGTTGTTCATGGGTGGGAGCTTGACCCATCAGTGATTAAAGTAGCAAAAGAGTTCTTTGGACTTgaaaaactggaaaaaaattaCCCAGGTAGACTTTTCGTTCATGTAGGCAATGCGTTAAATGCTAGCTTAAGAGATGGGTTTTCTGGAATTTTAGTGGATTTGTTTAGTAAAGGTAGTTTGTTACCGGAACTGGAGGATCCCAACACGTGGGAGAAGCTGAGAAAGTGTTTGAGAAAAGGTGGAAAGATAATGGTTAATGTTGGAGGTAGTTGTGTCGAGGCAGAGGATTCAAAAAGAGATGGGAAGATTGTTACGGAGAATACTTTGAAGGCAATGCAAAAGGTTTTTGGTGAAAAACTTATTGTTTTGCATCTCGGAAATCGGAAGGATGATAGCTCAATTGCGCTTACTGGTGAATTGCCTGATGTTGACGCATGGAGAAAGGCACTGCCGCACCCTTTGAAGTATTATGTTGATATGTGGATGCCATTTAGCAGTTAG